The following coding sequences lie in one Spinacia oleracea cultivar Varoflay chromosome 1, BTI_SOV_V1, whole genome shotgun sequence genomic window:
- the LOC110803261 gene encoding nucleolar complex-associated protein 3, with protein sequence MGKKQKQKQKVTLPPALPPDVPDEDIVPSDEDVEFVDKNPAYASFVSRLDTQSITKHVNRVANAKEDDLEALYEKRLRRKTLENEEKKGIEVDRVDALPIKTLDGQLYYKTVEKEAKKPETSDKEDESDEDKGAFKLTKAERRAKLKKKKKDEKKQAKEPVKTEEEPKDPQSEVLAEVREDLTAAEVAETKQHKIAELGTALLEDPEANIKSLKELLSFCNDDDKAIAKAALLSSLVVFRDIIPGYRIRLPTEKEQEMVVSKAVKKLRYFETTLLLSYKAYLQRLISLQPLPEYNRVAVRCLCTLLDAHPHFNFRENVIPAVVKSLASADDVVRKLCSTTIQSLFKNEGKHGGEATIESVQLIADLVKIRNCQLHPESIEVFLALSFDEDLARSKKAEDDEKRKNKKYKKGKKSEEQVQTAVSDKKRSKKELLSKTRDEVNADYKAASLALDEKERRRLQSRTLSAVFNTYFRILKHTIQPDATRFKANATASGASLGGHPLLSSCLKGLGMFSHLIDIDFMADLMKHLKILASGTNLGNSDSSLTVSERIDCCIVAFKVMRKNLDALNVDLQDFFIQLYNLILEYRTERDQGEILAEALKIMLCDDRQHDMQRAAAFIKRLASSSLCFGSAESMAALVTAKNLLQKNFKCRYMLENDVGGGSVSGSVAKYQPYGSDPHLSGALSSVLWELNLLSKHYHPTVSAMASSISKINTSSNQVYMPTVSPQQAYNELLLEKEQFSIKSDIKLSNKRKRGNPNLLGEDESSLEVDEEALRKKLSEHYTVVHDIVENEKLRRELGLTTLSLQVHEEYKKVKKIKQEGSKQKKRKQ encoded by the exons ATGGGGAAGAAGCAAAAGCAGAAGCAAAAGGTAACCCTGCCGCCGGCGCTTCCGCCTGACGTTCCCGACGAAGATATAGTACCTTCTGACGAAGACGTTGAATTCGTCGATAAAAATCCTGCTTATGCTAGTTTTGTCTCTCGTTTGGACACTCAATCCATCACCAA GCATGTGAATCGTGTCGCGAATGCCAAGGAAGATGATTTGGAGGCATTATACGAAAAACGATTGAGAAGGAAAACTCTTGAGAACGAGGAAAAGAAGGGTATAGAGGTTGATCGTGttgatgcgcttccgattaagaCCTTGGATGGACAGCTTTATTATAAGACAG ttgaaaaagaagcaaaaaagccTGAAACTTCTGACAAAGAAGATGAGAGTGATGAAGATAAAGGTGCTTTTAAATTAACTAAAGCTGAAAGGAGAGCAAAgttgaagaaaaagaagaaagatgAAAAGAAGCAGGCGAAAGAACCTGTTAAGACCGAAGAAGAGCCTAAGGACCCTCAATCTGAGGTTTTG GCTGAGGTGAGAGAAGATCTCACTGCTGCTGAAGTAGCTGAAACTAAGCAACATAAAATTGCAGAGTTGGGTACTGCATTGCTTGAAGACCCTGAGGCAAATATTAAGTCTCTAAAAGAGTTGCTTAGCTTCTGTAATGATGATGATAAAGCTATTGCAAAAGCAGCATTGTTATCTTCGTTAGTTGTTTTTAGAGACATAATACCTGG TTACCGCATAAGGCTTCCTACCGAGAAGGAGCAAGAGATGGTTGTTTCGAAGGCTGTGAAGAAATTGCGGTATTTTGAAACAACGCTTTTGTTGTCATACAAG gCTTACCTGCAGAGGCTAATTAGCTTACAACCTCTCCCTGAGTACAATCGTGTTGCTGTTCGCTGTCTTTGCACTCTTCTAGATGCCCACCCACATTTCAACTTTCGTGAGAATGTGATACCAGCTGTTGTGAAGAGTCTGGCTTCTGCAGATGATGTTGTGAG GAAGCTCTGTTCTACTACAATCCAATCTCTTTTCAAAAATGAGGGGAAACATGGCGGAGAAGCAACTATAGAGAGTGTGCAGCTGATTGCAGATCTTGTTAAAATTCGTAATTGTCAATTGCACCCGGAATCTATTGAA GTATTCTTGGCTTTGTCATTTGATGAGGATCTTGCAAGGTCTAAAAAGGCGGAAGATGATGAGAAgcggaaaaataaaaaatataagaaaGGAAAGAAGTCTGAGGAGCAAGTTCAAACTGCAGTTAGTGATAAGAAAAGAAGTAAAAAGGAATTGCTGTCAAAGACGAGAGATGAG GTAAACGCGGATTACAAGGCTGCTTCACTTGCCCTAGATGAAAAAGAACGAAGGAGGCTGCAATCTCGGACGTTATCTGCTGTTTTTAATACATACTTCCGCATTTTGAAGCACACAATACAGCCAGATGCAACAAG GTTCAAGGCCAATGCTACTGCATCAGGCGCTTCACTTGGAGGTCATCCACTACTCAGTTCATGCTTGAAGGGACTGGGGATGTTCTCTCACCTGATTGACATAGATTTCATGGCTGATCTAATGAAGCACCTCAAGATTCTTGCTTCTGGCACTAATCTGGGAAATTCTGATAGTTCTTTGACAGTATCTGAACGCATAGATTGCTGTATTGTTGCCTTCAAAGTGATGAGGAAGAATCTCGATGCCTTGAATGTGGATTTACAGGATTTCTTTATCCAGCTTTACAATCTCATTCTCGAGTACAGAACAGAAAG AGATCAAGGTGAAATTTTGGCGGAAGCTTTGAAGATAATGTTATGCGATGATAGGCAACATGATATGCAAAGAGCTGCTGCCTTCATTAAACGTTTGGCATCTTCCTCCTTGTGTTTCGGATCTGCAGAATCCATGGCCG CACTCGTAACTGCCAAAAACCTCctgcaaaagaatttcaagtgCCGGTATATGCTAGAGAATGATGTGGGAGGTGGCTCGGTTTCAGGATCAGTTGCG AAATATCAGCCGTATGGCTCCGATCCACACCTGAGTGGTGCACTTTCATCTGTCTTATGGGAACTGAATCTTTTGTCCAAACATTATCATCCTACCGTTTCAGCAATGGCTTCAAGCATCTCCAAGATAAACACTTCTTCAAACCAAGTGTATATGCCGACTGTTTCTCCTCAACAAGCTTATAACGAGCTACTATTGGAGAAAGAACAATTTAGCATAAAGAGTGACATAAAGTTGAGTAATAAACGAAAAAGAGGGAACCCAAATTTGTTGGGAGAAGATGAATCATCTTTAGAAGTTGACGAGGAGGCTTTGAGGAAGAAACTTTCAGAACATTATACCGTTGTTCATGATATTGTGGAGAACGAGAAACTGAGAAGGGAGTTAGGTCTTACAACGCTCTCTCTACAGGTGCATGAAGAGTATAAAAAGGTTAAAAAAATTAAGCAGGAAGGATCAAAGCAAAAGAAGAGGAAACAATAG
- the LOC110803277 gene encoding uncharacterized protein isoform X3 codes for MSLCRQNISRHLPQYGAVFMASNLTRKECFERELFGLPYEYADFVMGVKTGMLLFLFDFQEKNLYGVFEASTDGGMNIVPDAYKSTSNRKFPAQVRFSTFWHCDPLPEHVFRDAIKENYFRQSKFSLGLSRDQVGRLLFLFEKRMLKIPSSPVKERQLQRSSQVEKSVVVTHPSSPVREIHQRNSGIENSVVVARPNSVENSESFAESMQESIPENLGNLDASDHGTNGDLEDYIPLPSVEPEEIEDPPHGFLWDADLSALLSFSKVGGTDDEKHIESDTGYHVQGLESDNLKPASCSSVPYRSIIAQVDHKKIDDSGDLQVRGLYSDKKKTSAFLRLSGLGKVLKEERHCQNKGSNLEEILKGLDERGKTMWKCKRIENDSNPRTSVFSRLKFNPGKAMESQRTLDVAKEFIRETLKRKSSSSLMTDEKDNENLPGKFCGGRLRRSRKRSRTSSLSSNVPDQSEESSVCSISH; via the exons ATGAG CCTCTGTAGACAAAATATTTCAAGACATTTACCTCAATATGGGGCTGTCTTCATGGCAAGCAACTTGACTCGAAAAGAATGCTTTGAGAGAGAACTCTTTGGTCTTCCATATGAATATGCGGATTTTGTGATGGGAGTTAAGACTGGGATGCTTTTGTTTCTCTTTGATTTCCAAGAGAAAAATCTTTATGGGGTTTTCGAGGCGTCTACAGATGGTGGGATGAATATAGTCCCTGATGCATACAAGTCAACATCAAACAGGAAGTTTCCAGCACAG GTCCGCTTCAGTACGTTTTGGCACTGTGATCCTCTTCCAGAGCATGTTTTTAGAGATGCAATAAAAGAAAACTACTTCAGGCAATCCAAATTCAGCCTCGGTTTGTCCAGAGATCAA GTAGGAAGGCTCCTCTTTCTGTTTGAGAAAAGAATGCTCAAGATCCCTAGCTCTCCGGTTAAGGAAAGACAACTTCAGAGAAGCAGCCAGGTAGAAAAATCTGTGGTTGTGACCCATCCTAGCTCTCCTGTGAGGGAAATACATCAGAGAAACAGCGGAATAGAAAATTCTGTGGTTGTAGCCCGTCCTAATTCTGTGGAAAATTCAGAATCATTCGCAGAGTCAATGCAAGAATCAATTCCAGAAAATTTGGGTAACTTAGATGCTTCTGATCACGGAACTAATGGTGACCTTGAAGACTACATACCATTACCTTCAGTAGAACCTGAGGAAATTGAAGACCCTCCTCATGGTTTCCTTTGGGATGCTGATTTGTCTGCCTTATTGTCATTTTCAAAAGTTGGTGGAACAGATGATGAAAAGCACATTGAGAGTGATACTGGATATCATGTTCAGGGGTTGGAGTCAGACAATTTAAAGCCGGCTAGCTGCTCTTCAGTACCTTATAGAAGTATAATAGCACAAGTAGACCACAAGAAAATTGATGATTCCGGTGACTTGCAGGTTCGGGGACTGTACTCAGACAAGAAGAAAACAAGTGCGTTTCTGCGATTATCGGGGTTAGGGAAAGTGTTAAAGGAAGAACGTCATTGTCAAAATAAGGGGAGCAATCTGGAGGAAATCCTGAAAGGATTGGATGAGAGAGGCAAAACAATGTGGAAGTGTAAAAGAATTGAGAATGATTCAAACCCAAGGACCAGTGTCTTTTCTCGGCTGAAATTCAATCCCGGAAAGGCAATGGAAAGCCAACGAACCCTTGATGTTGCAAAAGAATTCATACGTGAGACGTTGAAACGCAAGAGCAGTTCCAGCTTGATGACTGATGAAAAGGATAATGAAAACTTACCAGGAAAATTCTGTGGGGGAAGATTGAGGCGTTCCAGAAAAAGATCAAGGACTTCTAGCCTATCGTCCAATGTGCCCGATCAGTCCGAGGAAAGTTCTGTCTGCTCCATAAGccattaa
- the LOC110803277 gene encoding uncharacterized protein isoform X1, whose protein sequence is MIRKLLVSESLCRQNISRHLPQYGAVFMASNLTRKECFERELFGLPYEYADFVMGVKTGMLLFLFDFQEKNLYGVFEASTDGGMNIVPDAYKSTSNRKFPAQVRFSTFWHCDPLPEHVFRDAIKENYFRQSKFSLGLSRDQVGRLLFLFEKRMLKIPSSPVKERQLQRSSQVEKSVVVTHPSSPVREIHQRNSGIENSVVVARPNSVENSESFAESMQESIPENLGNLDASDHGTNGDLEDYIPLPSVEPEEIEDPPHGFLWDADLSALLSFSKVGGTDDEKHIESDTGYHVQGLESDNLKPASCSSVPYRSIIAQVDHKKIDDSGDLQVRGLYSDKKKTSAFLRLSGLGKVLKEERHCQNKGSNLEEILKGLDERGKTMWKCKRIENDSNPRTSVFSRLKFNPGKAMESQRTLDVAKEFIRETLKRKSSSSLMTDEKDNENLPGKFCGGRLRRSRKRSRTSSLSSNVPDQSEESSVCSISH, encoded by the exons ATGATCAGAAAGCTTTTGGTTTCTGAAAGCCTCTGTAGACAAAATATTTCAAGACATTTACCTCAATATGGGGCTGTCTTCATGGCAAGCAACTTGACTCGAAAAGAATGCTTTGAGAGAGAACTCTTTGGTCTTCCATATGAATATGCGGATTTTGTGATGGGAGTTAAGACTGGGATGCTTTTGTTTCTCTTTGATTTCCAAGAGAAAAATCTTTATGGGGTTTTCGAGGCGTCTACAGATGGTGGGATGAATATAGTCCCTGATGCATACAAGTCAACATCAAACAGGAAGTTTCCAGCACAG GTCCGCTTCAGTACGTTTTGGCACTGTGATCCTCTTCCAGAGCATGTTTTTAGAGATGCAATAAAAGAAAACTACTTCAGGCAATCCAAATTCAGCCTCGGTTTGTCCAGAGATCAA GTAGGAAGGCTCCTCTTTCTGTTTGAGAAAAGAATGCTCAAGATCCCTAGCTCTCCGGTTAAGGAAAGACAACTTCAGAGAAGCAGCCAGGTAGAAAAATCTGTGGTTGTGACCCATCCTAGCTCTCCTGTGAGGGAAATACATCAGAGAAACAGCGGAATAGAAAATTCTGTGGTTGTAGCCCGTCCTAATTCTGTGGAAAATTCAGAATCATTCGCAGAGTCAATGCAAGAATCAATTCCAGAAAATTTGGGTAACTTAGATGCTTCTGATCACGGAACTAATGGTGACCTTGAAGACTACATACCATTACCTTCAGTAGAACCTGAGGAAATTGAAGACCCTCCTCATGGTTTCCTTTGGGATGCTGATTTGTCTGCCTTATTGTCATTTTCAAAAGTTGGTGGAACAGATGATGAAAAGCACATTGAGAGTGATACTGGATATCATGTTCAGGGGTTGGAGTCAGACAATTTAAAGCCGGCTAGCTGCTCTTCAGTACCTTATAGAAGTATAATAGCACAAGTAGACCACAAGAAAATTGATGATTCCGGTGACTTGCAGGTTCGGGGACTGTACTCAGACAAGAAGAAAACAAGTGCGTTTCTGCGATTATCGGGGTTAGGGAAAGTGTTAAAGGAAGAACGTCATTGTCAAAATAAGGGGAGCAATCTGGAGGAAATCCTGAAAGGATTGGATGAGAGAGGCAAAACAATGTGGAAGTGTAAAAGAATTGAGAATGATTCAAACCCAAGGACCAGTGTCTTTTCTCGGCTGAAATTCAATCCCGGAAAGGCAATGGAAAGCCAACGAACCCTTGATGTTGCAAAAGAATTCATACGTGAGACGTTGAAACGCAAGAGCAGTTCCAGCTTGATGACTGATGAAAAGGATAATGAAAACTTACCAGGAAAATTCTGTGGGGGAAGATTGAGGCGTTCCAGAAAAAGATCAAGGACTTCTAGCCTATCGTCCAATGTGCCCGATCAGTCCGAGGAAAGTTCTGTCTGCTCCATAAGccattaa
- the LOC110803267 gene encoding protein SLOW GREEN 1, chloroplastic, which produces MEVLTKIKYNQPPLSLSLRHHNHRSSFSTPISSISFNSQISRSFASSSLSLKIRSSSSSNSTSMAVNSKSSSKPKTLNPFSILKTPLTIAVAATAIFFSGLGHKPLTARAEPPMVETTTQERVEDAGLNEERERKLEEDLAAQPDDVDTLKSLMEVKIKNKKLPEAVEVLNKLIELEPEDSEWPLLRCHMYSYMGESGMAKSGFEEIIAKDPFRVEAFHGLVMAVSQGESDGKEMEEVTKRIQEATERCSKEKKNEEMRDFKLLMAQIRVIEGNYVEALKVYQELVKEEPRDFRPYLCQGIIYTLLRKKDEAEKQFDKYKRLVPKGHPYARFFDENVLSTKVFSQMGENERMKMGSQN; this is translated from the coding sequence ATGGAGGTTCTTACCAAAATCAAATACAACCAGCCGCCATTGTCACTCTCTCTCCGCCACCACAACCACCGTTCATCTTTCTCAACACCCATTTCTTCCATCTCCTTCAACTCCCAAATTTCACGCTCTTTCGCCTCGTCCTCGTTATCATTGAAAATCAGATCTTCTTCGTCATCGAATTCTACTTCTATGGCCGTTAATTCGAAATCTTCCTCAAAGcccaaaaccctaaaccctttCTCTATCCTAAAAACTCCGCTAACAATCGCCGTGGCTGCCACCGCAATCTTCTTCTCTGGGCTGGGTCACAAACCGTTGACCGCCAGAGCTGAGCCGCCTATGGTTGAAACGACGACTCAGGAAAGAGTAGAAGACGCAGGTTTaaacgaggagagagaaaggaagctGGAGGAGGATTTGGCGGCGCAACCAGACGATGTCGATACGCTGAAGTCATTAATGGAAGTGAAGATTAAGAACAAGAAGCTTCCAGAAGCGGTAGAAGTCCTAAACAAGTTGATTGAGCTGGAGCCAGAAGATTCCGAATGGCCATTGTTGAGATGTCACATGTATAGCTACATGGGAGAATCGGGGATGGCAAAATCAGGTTTTGAAGAGATCATAGCGAAAGACCCATTTCGTGTTGAGGCGTTTCATGGTCTTGTAATGGCGGTTTCGCAAGGCGAATCGGATGGTAAAGAGATGGAGGAGGTCACAAAGAGGATTCAGGAGGCGACAGAGAGGTGCAGCAAGGAGAAAAAGAATGAAGAAATGAGGGATTTTAAGCTATTGATGGCTCAAATTCGAGTTATTGAAGGGAATTATGTAGAAGCTTTGAAGGTTTATCAGGAACTAGTGAAGGAAGAACCAAGAGATTTTAGGCCTTATTTATGTCAAGGAATTATCTACACATTGTTGAGGAAGAAGGATGAAGCAGAGAAGCAATTTGACAAGTATAAGAGGCTGGTGCCAAAGGGCCATCCTTATGCTCGATTTTTCGATGAAAATGTGCTTTCTACTAAGGTATTTTCCCAAATGGGAGAGAATGAGAGAATGAAAATGGGGTCACAAAATTAG
- the LOC110803277 gene encoding uncharacterized protein isoform X2, producing MRKLLVSESLCRQNISRHLPQYGAVFMASNLTRKECFERELFGLPYEYADFVMGVKTGMLLFLFDFQEKNLYGVFEASTDGGMNIVPDAYKSTSNRKFPAQVRFSTFWHCDPLPEHVFRDAIKENYFRQSKFSLGLSRDQVGRLLFLFEKRMLKIPSSPVKERQLQRSSQVEKSVVVTHPSSPVREIHQRNSGIENSVVVARPNSVENSESFAESMQESIPENLGNLDASDHGTNGDLEDYIPLPSVEPEEIEDPPHGFLWDADLSALLSFSKVGGTDDEKHIESDTGYHVQGLESDNLKPASCSSVPYRSIIAQVDHKKIDDSGDLQVRGLYSDKKKTSAFLRLSGLGKVLKEERHCQNKGSNLEEILKGLDERGKTMWKCKRIENDSNPRTSVFSRLKFNPGKAMESQRTLDVAKEFIRETLKRKSSSSLMTDEKDNENLPGKFCGGRLRRSRKRSRTSSLSSNVPDQSEESSVCSISH from the exons ATGAG AAAGCTTTTGGTTTCTGAAAGCCTCTGTAGACAAAATATTTCAAGACATTTACCTCAATATGGGGCTGTCTTCATGGCAAGCAACTTGACTCGAAAAGAATGCTTTGAGAGAGAACTCTTTGGTCTTCCATATGAATATGCGGATTTTGTGATGGGAGTTAAGACTGGGATGCTTTTGTTTCTCTTTGATTTCCAAGAGAAAAATCTTTATGGGGTTTTCGAGGCGTCTACAGATGGTGGGATGAATATAGTCCCTGATGCATACAAGTCAACATCAAACAGGAAGTTTCCAGCACAG GTCCGCTTCAGTACGTTTTGGCACTGTGATCCTCTTCCAGAGCATGTTTTTAGAGATGCAATAAAAGAAAACTACTTCAGGCAATCCAAATTCAGCCTCGGTTTGTCCAGAGATCAA GTAGGAAGGCTCCTCTTTCTGTTTGAGAAAAGAATGCTCAAGATCCCTAGCTCTCCGGTTAAGGAAAGACAACTTCAGAGAAGCAGCCAGGTAGAAAAATCTGTGGTTGTGACCCATCCTAGCTCTCCTGTGAGGGAAATACATCAGAGAAACAGCGGAATAGAAAATTCTGTGGTTGTAGCCCGTCCTAATTCTGTGGAAAATTCAGAATCATTCGCAGAGTCAATGCAAGAATCAATTCCAGAAAATTTGGGTAACTTAGATGCTTCTGATCACGGAACTAATGGTGACCTTGAAGACTACATACCATTACCTTCAGTAGAACCTGAGGAAATTGAAGACCCTCCTCATGGTTTCCTTTGGGATGCTGATTTGTCTGCCTTATTGTCATTTTCAAAAGTTGGTGGAACAGATGATGAAAAGCACATTGAGAGTGATACTGGATATCATGTTCAGGGGTTGGAGTCAGACAATTTAAAGCCGGCTAGCTGCTCTTCAGTACCTTATAGAAGTATAATAGCACAAGTAGACCACAAGAAAATTGATGATTCCGGTGACTTGCAGGTTCGGGGACTGTACTCAGACAAGAAGAAAACAAGTGCGTTTCTGCGATTATCGGGGTTAGGGAAAGTGTTAAAGGAAGAACGTCATTGTCAAAATAAGGGGAGCAATCTGGAGGAAATCCTGAAAGGATTGGATGAGAGAGGCAAAACAATGTGGAAGTGTAAAAGAATTGAGAATGATTCAAACCCAAGGACCAGTGTCTTTTCTCGGCTGAAATTCAATCCCGGAAAGGCAATGGAAAGCCAACGAACCCTTGATGTTGCAAAAGAATTCATACGTGAGACGTTGAAACGCAAGAGCAGTTCCAGCTTGATGACTGATGAAAAGGATAATGAAAACTTACCAGGAAAATTCTGTGGGGGAAGATTGAGGCGTTCCAGAAAAAGATCAAGGACTTCTAGCCTATCGTCCAATGTGCCCGATCAGTCCGAGGAAAGTTCTGTCTGCTCCATAAGccattaa
- the LOC130468084 gene encoding uncharacterized protein → MFLSKYTNIGSFEKLDIETPDIYVKKIVFGCEYYAKVQGQPILMRKDIIAATIINCLPNKFPYLELKEKFKDMHSDNGTPNLTKYGTWDGRWKYDSEILTTIIEAAESGFRDGKIVGSHVGDSVTEEPMGISVNNDLEENDVAVENENVGVEAEYPNPAAHEPTIEISSDLDAELESEQEMASEPNQDEDMGEDANPEEDPDEDPEEEFDNLEI, encoded by the coding sequence atgtttctttccaagtatactaacataggatccttcgagaaacttgatatagaaacccctgatatttacgtgaagaaaattgtgtttggatgtgaatattatgctaaagttcaagggcaacctatcttaatgagaaaggatatcatagcagccacaatcattaattgcttacctaacaaatttccatacctagaactcaaggaaaagtttaaagacatgcattctgataatgggactccaaacttgactaagtatggaacttgggatggtagatggaaatatgattcagaaattctgaccaccattattgaagcggcagaaagtgggtttagagacggtaaaatcgtagggagtcatgttggggattcagttacagaagaacctatgggaattagtgtaaataatgacctagaggaaaatgatgtagctgtggagaatgagaatgtaggtgttgaggcagagtatcctaacccagcggctcatgagccaaccattgagatctctagtgatttggatgcagagctcgaaagtgaacaggagatggcaagtgagcctaatcaagatgaagacatgggtgaagatgcaaaccctgaggaagaccccgatgaagaccctgaagaagagttcgataatcttgagatctaa
- the LOC110803277 gene encoding uncharacterized protein isoform X4: MRQNISRHLPQYGAVFMASNLTRKECFERELFGLPYEYADFVMGVKTGMLLFLFDFQEKNLYGVFEASTDGGMNIVPDAYKSTSNRKFPAQVRFSTFWHCDPLPEHVFRDAIKENYFRQSKFSLGLSRDQVGRLLFLFEKRMLKIPSSPVKERQLQRSSQVEKSVVVTHPSSPVREIHQRNSGIENSVVVARPNSVENSESFAESMQESIPENLGNLDASDHGTNGDLEDYIPLPSVEPEEIEDPPHGFLWDADLSALLSFSKVGGTDDEKHIESDTGYHVQGLESDNLKPASCSSVPYRSIIAQVDHKKIDDSGDLQVRGLYSDKKKTSAFLRLSGLGKVLKEERHCQNKGSNLEEILKGLDERGKTMWKCKRIENDSNPRTSVFSRLKFNPGKAMESQRTLDVAKEFIRETLKRKSSSSLMTDEKDNENLPGKFCGGRLRRSRKRSRTSSLSSNVPDQSEESSVCSISH; the protein is encoded by the exons ATGAG ACAAAATATTTCAAGACATTTACCTCAATATGGGGCTGTCTTCATGGCAAGCAACTTGACTCGAAAAGAATGCTTTGAGAGAGAACTCTTTGGTCTTCCATATGAATATGCGGATTTTGTGATGGGAGTTAAGACTGGGATGCTTTTGTTTCTCTTTGATTTCCAAGAGAAAAATCTTTATGGGGTTTTCGAGGCGTCTACAGATGGTGGGATGAATATAGTCCCTGATGCATACAAGTCAACATCAAACAGGAAGTTTCCAGCACAG GTCCGCTTCAGTACGTTTTGGCACTGTGATCCTCTTCCAGAGCATGTTTTTAGAGATGCAATAAAAGAAAACTACTTCAGGCAATCCAAATTCAGCCTCGGTTTGTCCAGAGATCAA GTAGGAAGGCTCCTCTTTCTGTTTGAGAAAAGAATGCTCAAGATCCCTAGCTCTCCGGTTAAGGAAAGACAACTTCAGAGAAGCAGCCAGGTAGAAAAATCTGTGGTTGTGACCCATCCTAGCTCTCCTGTGAGGGAAATACATCAGAGAAACAGCGGAATAGAAAATTCTGTGGTTGTAGCCCGTCCTAATTCTGTGGAAAATTCAGAATCATTCGCAGAGTCAATGCAAGAATCAATTCCAGAAAATTTGGGTAACTTAGATGCTTCTGATCACGGAACTAATGGTGACCTTGAAGACTACATACCATTACCTTCAGTAGAACCTGAGGAAATTGAAGACCCTCCTCATGGTTTCCTTTGGGATGCTGATTTGTCTGCCTTATTGTCATTTTCAAAAGTTGGTGGAACAGATGATGAAAAGCACATTGAGAGTGATACTGGATATCATGTTCAGGGGTTGGAGTCAGACAATTTAAAGCCGGCTAGCTGCTCTTCAGTACCTTATAGAAGTATAATAGCACAAGTAGACCACAAGAAAATTGATGATTCCGGTGACTTGCAGGTTCGGGGACTGTACTCAGACAAGAAGAAAACAAGTGCGTTTCTGCGATTATCGGGGTTAGGGAAAGTGTTAAAGGAAGAACGTCATTGTCAAAATAAGGGGAGCAATCTGGAGGAAATCCTGAAAGGATTGGATGAGAGAGGCAAAACAATGTGGAAGTGTAAAAGAATTGAGAATGATTCAAACCCAAGGACCAGTGTCTTTTCTCGGCTGAAATTCAATCCCGGAAAGGCAATGGAAAGCCAACGAACCCTTGATGTTGCAAAAGAATTCATACGTGAGACGTTGAAACGCAAGAGCAGTTCCAGCTTGATGACTGATGAAAAGGATAATGAAAACTTACCAGGAAAATTCTGTGGGGGAAGATTGAGGCGTTCCAGAAAAAGATCAAGGACTTCTAGCCTATCGTCCAATGTGCCCGATCAGTCCGAGGAAAGTTCTGTCTGCTCCATAAGccattaa